In Rhizobium glycinendophyticum, a single window of DNA contains:
- a CDS encoding FGGY family carbohydrate kinase, whose product MTAILAIDQGTTNSKAVLVSADGEILARSSSPVGISHPKPGWVEQDPKRVWQSVLEAIGSCLAAAPKVAIAGIAISDQRESVTIWDGETGEPLGPVVSWQCRRSAPVCAELNAAGHSGRVEALTGLPIDPMFPGPKMKWLLDRAPSGRPLRLGTIDSWLIHCFTGGKVHACDASNAARSQLLDLNGKVWSDELCDLFGVSKAFLPEVRDSASHFGETLGVPGLADGVPIAAAIGDSHAALFGHGAFAPGDGKVTFGTGSSIMTTLPYFIAPQNGITTTIAWSLAGKPTYAFEGNILVSAASLPWMANILGLPDVQALIDLAETAEPQVPGFVPAFVGLGAPHWQADARALFSGITFNTTRAQMARAVTDSIAFQVHDVFRAMASQSPTPLGRLFVDGGPSKNAFLMQCVADMLAHPVIQCDAAEASALGAAYLAGLTLGLWPDLEAIRALPRKTAVLKPGSSDTATRLATWQDAIFRSTVPVTSSMGE is encoded by the coding sequence ATCACCGCCATTCTCGCCATTGACCAGGGAACCACGAATTCGAAGGCCGTGCTTGTTTCGGCCGATGGCGAGATACTCGCCCGCAGTTCGTCGCCCGTCGGCATTTCGCATCCGAAGCCGGGCTGGGTGGAGCAGGATCCCAAGCGGGTCTGGCAGTCCGTGCTGGAGGCCATAGGCTCGTGTCTTGCTGCCGCACCGAAGGTGGCCATCGCCGGGATCGCCATTTCCGATCAGCGCGAATCCGTCACGATCTGGGATGGTGAAACCGGAGAGCCGCTCGGCCCCGTCGTCAGCTGGCAATGCCGCCGCAGCGCACCGGTCTGTGCCGAACTCAATGCCGCCGGTCACTCCGGCCGCGTCGAAGCCTTGACGGGCCTGCCCATCGATCCGATGTTCCCCGGCCCCAAGATGAAATGGCTGCTCGATCGTGCGCCGTCCGGCCGTCCGCTCAGGCTGGGCACAATTGATTCGTGGCTCATTCATTGCTTCACTGGTGGCAAGGTGCATGCCTGCGACGCCTCAAACGCCGCAAGGAGCCAGCTTCTCGACCTGAATGGGAAGGTCTGGAGCGACGAACTCTGCGATCTTTTCGGCGTATCGAAGGCCTTTCTGCCGGAGGTCCGCGACAGCGCCTCGCATTTTGGCGAAACGCTCGGTGTTCCGGGCCTTGCAGACGGGGTCCCGATTGCCGCCGCGATTGGCGACAGCCATGCGGCTCTTTTCGGTCATGGTGCCTTCGCCCCCGGTGACGGCAAGGTGACATTTGGGACTGGATCGTCAATCATGACGACGCTTCCGTACTTCATCGCGCCGCAAAACGGCATTACCACGACGATTGCCTGGTCGCTTGCCGGCAAGCCAACCTATGCCTTCGAGGGCAATATCCTCGTTTCCGCCGCCTCTCTGCCCTGGATGGCCAACATCCTCGGTCTGCCCGATGTTCAGGCTCTGATCGATCTCGCCGAGACAGCCGAGCCACAAGTGCCCGGCTTTGTACCGGCTTTCGTCGGCCTCGGCGCCCCTCATTGGCAGGCGGATGCGCGCGCGCTTTTCTCCGGTATCACCTTCAACACGACGCGGGCGCAGATGGCCCGGGCCGTCACGGATTCGATTGCCTTCCAAGTTCATGACGTGTTCAGGGCCATGGCCTCCCAGTCGCCGACGCCGCTTGGGCGACTGTTCGTTGATGGGGGCCCGAGCAAGAACGCGTTCCTCATGCAGTGCGTGGCCGACATGCTCGCCCATCCGGTCATCCAGTGCGACGCGGCGGAAGCCTCAGCGCTCGGTGCCGCCTATCTCGCCGGCCTGACGCTTGGTTTGTGGCCGGATCTGGAGGCCATTCGGGCCCTGCCGCGTAAGACCGCCGTTCTCAAACCCGGCTCCTCTGACACCGCGACCCGTCTCGCCACATGGCAGGACGCAATCTTCCGCTCGACCGTTCCCGTGACTTCATCTATGGGTGAATAA
- a CDS encoding transketolase family protein produces the protein MNAVTMTEKLHDCRDAFVAVLERLGAEDSRVVAVCNDSVGSSKLGGFKSKWPDRLVNVGIAEQNMVGVGAGLANGGLLPFVCGASCFLTGRSLEQVKADIAYSNANVKLVGISSGMAYGELGPTHHSIEDFAWMRVLPNLPVIAPCDSIETAAAVEWAARYEGPVFLRLSRVGVPDLLPAGHVFEPGKANLLRDGDAVTLIANGTLTHRAMKAAAILSARGIEARVLNMATVRPIDVDSIVAAARETGAILTAEEHSVYGGLGSAVAEVVVAEAPVPMKILGVPGIFAPTGSAEFLLDEFGMAPEAMANAAEELLARKSGRG, from the coding sequence ATGAATGCCGTGACCATGACCGAAAAGCTGCATGACTGCCGCGACGCCTTCGTCGCCGTGCTTGAGCGTCTCGGCGCCGAGGACTCCAGGGTTGTCGCCGTCTGCAATGACTCCGTCGGTTCCTCCAAGCTCGGTGGCTTCAAGTCTAAATGGCCGGACCGCCTGGTAAATGTGGGCATTGCCGAGCAGAACATGGTCGGCGTCGGTGCCGGCCTCGCGAATGGCGGCCTGCTTCCCTTCGTCTGTGGCGCCTCCTGCTTCCTGACAGGGCGTTCGCTCGAACAGGTCAAGGCCGACATCGCCTATTCGAACGCGAACGTGAAGCTCGTCGGCATCTCCTCGGGCATGGCCTATGGCGAGCTTGGCCCGACCCATCACTCCATCGAGGATTTTGCCTGGATGCGGGTGCTGCCGAACCTCCCTGTCATTGCACCGTGCGACTCGATCGAAACCGCAGCGGCGGTTGAATGGGCGGCACGTTATGAGGGACCTGTCTTCCTGCGCCTGTCGCGCGTCGGCGTACCGGACCTCCTGCCGGCCGGCCATGTTTTCGAGCCCGGCAAGGCAAACCTGTTGCGCGATGGCGATGCCGTAACCCTCATTGCCAACGGCACCTTGACCCATCGCGCCATGAAGGCCGCTGCCATCCTGTCCGCCCGCGGCATTGAAGCCCGTGTCCTGAATATGGCGACTGTCCGCCCGATCGATGTGGACAGCATCGTCGCGGCTGCACGCGAGACCGGCGCCATCCTGACGGCGGAAGAACATTCGGTCTATGGTGGTCTGGGCTCCGCCGTGGCGGAAGTCGTCGTCGCAGAAGCGCCCGTGCCGATGAAGATCCTCGGCGTGCCCGGCATCTTCGCCCCGACCGGCTCCGCCGAGTTCCTGCTCGACGAGTTCGGCATGGCGCCGGAAGCCATGGCCAATGCGGCTGAGGAACTTCTGGCGCGCAAGAGCGGCCGCGGCTGA
- a CDS encoding transketolase, whose amino-acid sequence MQPNDLDRIARQIRLRDVQAVYEAGAGHIGGEMSAIDILTALYFQVLRIWPDQPKHPARDRFVLSKGHVALAFYVTLAKRGFFPEEEISTFLKPHSRLNGHPNCNKVPGVETNTGPLGHGLPVAVGMAKAAKLTGAGYHTYVLTGDGEMQEGSNWEAISSAAQFGLNNLTLIIDHNRFQQGAALSDTNNLAPFGSKLKAFGWDVSEINGNAMAEIVPALQHRSERPHCIVAHTNKGHGISFMQDKVDWHHKVPNAEQYKIALAELSEVL is encoded by the coding sequence ATGCAGCCGAATGATCTCGACCGCATTGCAAGGCAGATACGCCTTCGCGATGTACAGGCGGTTTACGAAGCGGGCGCTGGCCACATCGGTGGCGAAATGTCGGCGATCGACATCCTGACGGCGCTGTATTTTCAGGTTTTGAGGATCTGGCCCGACCAGCCGAAGCATCCCGCCCGCGACCGTTTCGTGCTGTCGAAGGGCCATGTGGCCCTGGCTTTTTATGTGACGCTGGCGAAACGTGGCTTCTTTCCGGAAGAGGAGATATCGACCTTCCTGAAGCCGCATTCTCGCCTCAACGGGCACCCGAACTGCAACAAGGTTCCCGGCGTCGAGACCAACACAGGGCCGCTCGGCCATGGTCTGCCCGTGGCCGTCGGCATGGCGAAGGCTGCGAAGCTGACCGGTGCCGGTTATCACACCTATGTGCTGACCGGAGACGGCGAGATGCAGGAAGGCTCCAACTGGGAAGCGATTTCATCTGCCGCCCAGTTTGGTCTCAACAACCTGACCCTGATCATCGATCACAACCGGTTCCAGCAGGGGGCGGCGCTCAGCGATACGAACAACCTGGCGCCTTTCGGCTCCAAGCTTAAGGCTTTCGGTTGGGATGTCTCGGAGATCAACGGCAACGCCATGGCCGAAATCGTCCCGGCGCTGCAGCATCGCTCCGAACGTCCGCATTGCATCGTCGCCCACACCAACAAGGGCCATGGCATTTCCTTCATGCAGGACAAGGTGGATTGGCATCACAAGGTGCCAAATGCTGAACAATACAAGATTGCCCTGGCCGAACTCTCGGAGGTGCTGTGA
- a CDS encoding ABC transporter permease, producing MSVSATDQERSAGASALSTLKGTTGPLIGLILLCIFLSFATDKFMSARNLLNILDQITVLGIMAVGMTMVILIGGIDLAVGSVLALTMMVMGYLANQVGLPLPVGILLALCVAAGTGAISGLLITALGVPAFIATLAMMSVARGLANMITDGQQIVGFPSWFSLLAYTRFGGFLTLTVAVMLVVFVLGWIYLRYTSGGRTLYAIGGNQEVARLAGIQVNLYTVGVYVMSGLLAGLAGVVLAMRLDSVQPTAGVSYELDTIAAVVIGGTSLSGGKGGILGTIIGVLIIGVLRNGLNLLGVSPFTQAVVIGVVIALAVAAEAIKRK from the coding sequence ATGTCGGTTTCTGCGACAGACCAGGAGCGAAGTGCGGGAGCGAGCGCTTTGTCGACTTTGAAGGGAACGACCGGTCCATTGATCGGGCTGATCCTCCTGTGCATCTTCCTGTCATTTGCGACCGACAAGTTCATGTCGGCGCGCAATCTGCTGAACATTCTCGACCAGATCACGGTCCTTGGGATCATGGCCGTCGGCATGACGATGGTGATCCTGATCGGCGGCATCGATCTCGCCGTCGGCTCGGTGCTGGCACTCACGATGATGGTGATGGGCTATCTGGCCAATCAGGTGGGTCTGCCGCTGCCCGTTGGCATCCTGCTCGCGCTATGCGTTGCGGCCGGGACAGGAGCGATCTCCGGCCTGCTGATTACGGCGCTCGGCGTACCGGCCTTTATTGCCACGCTGGCCATGATGTCGGTGGCGCGAGGCCTTGCGAACATGATCACGGACGGCCAGCAGATCGTGGGCTTCCCCTCGTGGTTCAGCCTGCTCGCCTACACGCGCTTCGGCGGGTTCCTGACGCTCACGGTCGCGGTCATGCTGGTGGTCTTCGTGCTTGGCTGGATCTATCTGCGCTACACCTCCGGCGGCCGCACTCTCTATGCAATCGGTGGCAACCAGGAGGTCGCCCGCCTCGCCGGGATTCAGGTCAATCTGTACACGGTCGGCGTCTATGTCATGTCCGGCCTGCTCGCCGGCCTTGCCGGCGTCGTGCTCGCCATGCGGCTGGACTCGGTTCAGCCGACCGCCGGCGTCTCCTATGAGCTCGACACGATTGCGGCCGTCGTCATCGGCGGTACGAGCCTGAGCGGTGGCAAGGGCGGCATTCTCGGAACCATCATCGGCGTCCTCATCATCGGCGTTTTGCGCAACGGGTTGAACCTTCTCGGTGTCTCGCCCTTCACGCAGGCCGTCGTCATCGGCGTCGTCATCGCACTCGCAGTCGCCGCCGAAGCCATCAAGAGGAAGTGA
- a CDS encoding substrate-binding domain-containing protein, with protein sequence MKLKSMILAAAALATTALIPLGASAADVKKIGLAVSNLQADYFNQIKIGVESYAKEKGIEVITVDAKNDSATQVSQVQDLLTQGIDAFIYIPAGAAAAAVPTRLAKEAGIPVVNVDRNADDAPGDTFIATDNATSAYEVCKHIIGLAGGKGKMIMIHGQKGTTPEVERTKGCMKAIGENSGVELVAEQWSEQWSQAEGLNIGQNLLQANPDVSLIFAQADGLALGAAQAVKVSGVSQRVYVGGFDGDTTALPILAEGGFDATATQQVRGIGRLAVDSAIKLAAGEKLPAEQLLPGFLTTPENAAKFVAEHP encoded by the coding sequence ATGAAACTCAAGAGCATGATCCTGGCCGCCGCAGCACTGGCAACGACTGCCCTCATCCCGCTCGGCGCATCCGCCGCCGACGTGAAGAAGATCGGGCTTGCTGTCTCGAACCTGCAGGCCGACTACTTCAACCAGATCAAGATCGGTGTGGAATCCTATGCCAAGGAGAAGGGCATCGAGGTCATCACCGTCGACGCGAAGAACGACAGCGCAACCCAGGTGAGCCAGGTGCAGGATCTTCTGACCCAGGGCATCGACGCCTTCATCTACATCCCGGCAGGTGCTGCCGCTGCAGCCGTTCCGACGCGCCTCGCCAAGGAAGCCGGCATCCCGGTCGTCAACGTCGATCGCAACGCCGACGACGCTCCCGGCGACACCTTCATCGCTACCGACAACGCCACTTCGGCCTATGAAGTCTGCAAGCACATTATCGGTCTCGCCGGCGGCAAGGGCAAGATGATCATGATCCACGGCCAGAAGGGCACGACACCTGAGGTTGAGCGCACCAAAGGCTGCATGAAGGCGATCGGCGAGAATTCCGGCGTCGAACTGGTTGCAGAACAGTGGAGCGAGCAGTGGTCGCAGGCCGAAGGCCTCAACATCGGCCAGAACCTCCTGCAGGCAAACCCCGATGTTTCGCTGATCTTCGCCCAGGCTGACGGCCTGGCCCTGGGCGCAGCTCAGGCTGTGAAGGTATCGGGCGTCTCGCAGCGCGTTTACGTCGGCGGCTTCGACGGCGACACGACCGCTCTGCCAATCCTCGCAGAAGGCGGCTTCGACGCCACGGCGACCCAGCAGGTCCGCGGCATCGGTCGTCTGGCCGTGGACAGCGCGATCAAGCTAGCTGCCGGTGAAAAGCTCCCGGCCGAACAGCTGCTTCCAGGCTTCCTCACCACGCCGGAGAACGCTGCGAAGTTCGTCGCAGAGCACCCCTGA
- a CDS encoding sugar ABC transporter ATP-binding protein, giving the protein MTANDLPPILSLRQIRKVYGSLEVLHGIDLDVRAGEVVALLGENGAGKSTLSRIISGAVQQTSGTMTWLGAPYAPATPRDAMDAGVGMIHQELKLLPQLSIAENVFVGRYLKKGGRIDRQAMEERAYAGLQRLGLDVSPRRLVEGLSTAKQQLIEIAKAMTLNARLLILDEPTAALGGEETQLLFRQIERLKADGVGIIYISHRLEEIRQIADRIVVMRDGAKVQEFDSGDVPVRTIVEAMVGRSLDRMFPAVPVPADEVMLEVRGLSSPLGTFRNIDFAVKRGEVFGIAGLVGAGRTELVRAITGADPIAFGDVVLDGKVITPRSPRDAIRNGVVLVPEDRKLQGLVLEHSITENIGYANFDAVSKTGWITSKRLRAFADNYIKKFGVKGRGEQNAGELSGGNQQKVVLAKWLARNPKVVVLDEPTRGIDVGARSSIYDTIMDLARQGIAVIVVSSDLEEVLGVSNRIMVMAQGKQAGILDRADANDVSVMELATI; this is encoded by the coding sequence ATGACTGCCAATGACCTCCCTCCCATCCTCTCGCTCCGGCAGATCCGCAAGGTCTACGGATCGCTCGAGGTCCTGCACGGCATCGACCTTGATGTGAGAGCGGGTGAAGTCGTGGCGCTGCTGGGTGAAAACGGCGCCGGGAAATCGACCCTGTCCAGGATCATTTCCGGCGCCGTGCAACAGACATCCGGCACCATGACGTGGCTCGGCGCGCCTTATGCGCCAGCCACGCCACGTGACGCCATGGATGCAGGCGTCGGCATGATCCATCAGGAGCTGAAGCTCCTGCCGCAGTTGTCGATCGCCGAGAATGTCTTCGTCGGCCGCTATCTCAAGAAGGGTGGGCGCATCGACCGGCAGGCCATGGAAGAGCGCGCCTATGCCGGCCTGCAGAGGCTCGGCCTCGACGTCTCCCCTCGCCGTCTGGTCGAAGGTCTTTCGACAGCCAAGCAGCAGCTGATCGAGATCGCCAAGGCGATGACACTGAATGCCCGGCTTCTGATCCTCGACGAACCCACGGCAGCGCTGGGCGGCGAGGAAACGCAGCTCTTGTTCCGCCAGATCGAACGGCTGAAGGCCGACGGCGTCGGCATTATCTACATCTCCCACCGTCTGGAGGAAATCCGGCAGATTGCCGACCGGATCGTGGTCATGCGCGACGGCGCCAAGGTGCAGGAATTCGACAGTGGCGACGTGCCCGTCCGCACGATCGTCGAGGCCATGGTCGGTCGGTCGCTCGACCGCATGTTCCCTGCTGTCCCTGTCCCGGCCGACGAGGTGATGCTCGAGGTACGCGGGCTTTCCTCCCCATTGGGCACCTTCCGTAACATCGATTTCGCGGTGAAGCGCGGCGAGGTGTTCGGGATTGCAGGCCTCGTGGGTGCGGGCCGGACCGAACTCGTGCGAGCGATCACCGGCGCGGACCCCATTGCTTTCGGCGACGTGGTGCTCGACGGCAAGGTCATCACGCCGCGCTCCCCCCGGGATGCGATCCGCAACGGGGTGGTTCTCGTGCCGGAAGACCGAAAGCTGCAGGGCCTCGTCCTTGAGCATTCGATCACGGAAAACATCGGCTACGCCAATTTCGATGCCGTTTCGAAGACCGGATGGATCACATCGAAACGTCTCCGGGCGTTTGCCGACAACTATATCAAAAAATTCGGTGTAAAAGGCCGCGGCGAGCAGAATGCCGGCGAGCTTTCAGGCGGCAACCAGCAGAAGGTGGTTCTCGCCAAGTGGCTCGCGCGCAACCCGAAAGTCGTGGTTCTCGACGAGCCGACCCGCGGTATCGATGTCGGCGCACGCTCATCGATCTACGACACCATCATGGACCTCGCCCGCCAGGGCATCGCCGTCATCGTCGTCAGTTCAGATCTGGAAGAGGTGCTCGGCGTCTCCAACCGGATCATGGTGATGGCACAGGGAAAACAGGCTGGCATCCTTGACCGCGCCGATGCGAACGACGTGTCGGTCATGGAACTCGCCACCATCTGA
- a CDS encoding SDR family oxidoreductase, which yields MPDMTLNAPKLFDLAGNVALVTGAGSGIGQRIAIGLAQCGADVALLDRRTDDGLATTARHVQAAGRRSIEIAADVTQSSALNDAVARTEAELGPLTLAVNAAGIANANPAEEMEESQFQTMMDINLKGVFLSCQAEARAMLKNGRGSIVNIASMSGVIVNRGLNQCHYNASKAGVIHMTKSMAMEWVGRGIRVNTISPGYTATPMNTRPEMVHQTKLFEEQTPMQRMANVDEMVGPAVFLLSGASSFVTGVDLLVDGGFCCW from the coding sequence ATGCCGGACATGACTTTGAACGCCCCGAAACTCTTCGATCTCGCGGGCAACGTGGCCCTGGTGACTGGGGCCGGCAGCGGCATCGGCCAACGGATCGCGATCGGGCTTGCCCAGTGCGGTGCGGATGTGGCCCTTCTCGACCGTCGCACGGATGACGGTCTGGCGACGACCGCGCGTCACGTGCAGGCGGCCGGTCGCCGCAGCATCGAGATTGCCGCAGACGTCACCCAGTCCTCTGCCCTGAACGACGCGGTCGCCCGCACAGAAGCCGAGCTTGGACCGCTGACACTCGCCGTAAATGCGGCCGGCATCGCCAATGCCAACCCGGCCGAGGAGATGGAGGAGAGCCAGTTCCAGACGATGATGGATATCAACCTGAAGGGTGTCTTCCTCTCCTGTCAGGCGGAAGCGCGCGCCATGTTGAAGAACGGCCGCGGCTCCATCGTCAACATCGCCTCAATGTCGGGCGTCATCGTCAATCGCGGCCTGAACCAGTGCCACTACAATGCCTCCAAGGCCGGCGTCATCCACATGACGAAGTCCATGGCGATGGAATGGGTCGGGCGCGGTATTCGGGTCAACACGATCAGCCCCGGCTACACGGCAACGCCGATGAACACACGGCCCGAAATGGTGCATCAGACGAAACTCTTCGAGGAGCAGACGCCGATGCAACGCATGGCAAATGTCGATGAAATGGTGGGCCCGGCAGTCTTTCTGCTCTCCGGGGCCTCCAGCTTCGTCACGGGCGTCGACCT